GGCGAAGGAATCGCACGAATGGCCTGGATCTTCCGCAGACGCTGGAAGTCTCCAACGAATCCATGGCCTCACCGTCGATGTCCATGAGAGGCTGCCACGACTAGACGACATGACGGGGCATGACGACGTGATCAATCCGTCCTTCGATCCGACGCGACAGTCCCTCACTGTACGACCGATTCCCTGGCTAGGCTCGCTCGACAAAAGCCCCAGTGCAGCCGCACGGCCGGGCGCCGCAACGCACCGTGAGGGACATAATTGCCGTGAATGTATTGGACGAATCGCCGACCGTTAAAAGCACTCTCAAGATTCTCCTCGCAGACGACCACGCACTCCTCAGACGTGGCCTCAAAGAGTTCCTGCAAGACTTTCTGGCAGAAGACGGGCAAACACCGTACATCGCCGAAACAGGATCCGCTCAACATGCGATTGAGCAGATTCGCGCGGCCGCCTGGGACCTCGTCATTCTGGACTTGAACCTGCCCGACATGCCAGGCCTCGAGGTCTTGCGCATACTCAAGTCTGTGCAACCAGCCCTGCCGGTGCTGGTTGTCAGCATCTACTCCGAAGAACATTACGCGACGCGTGCCGTTCGAGCCGGTGCCCTCGGCTACCTGACGAAGGAAACAGGCCCAGAGGAACTCCGCGCGGCGGTTTCGCGCATTCTGCGCGGCGGCAGCTATGCCCCATCTTCCCAGATCGACCCGCAACAGCAAGATGCACTCTCCACCAGACCCGTTACGTACACGGACAGGCTGCCGGCCGGACTGTCGGATCGAGAAATAGAAGTCCTTCAGTGGATCGCCCAGGGTCGCCGCTTGACGGAAATCGCCGAACACTTGAACTTGAGCATCAAGACCGTGAGCACGTACCGCTCGCGCCTCCTCATCAAGCTCGGCATGAGGACGACCGCTGAATTGATCCGATACGCCCTGGACCAACAATTGGTCTGAATGCATCGGAGATTCGAAAGGAGGCCCACCTTCACGCCCTCACACTCACGCACCAGGGACGTCTCCTGCGATGCCGCCACAGGCCCTGACAAGCCAGCACCGCGCTCTCCATCACCTCTTCGCGTTGGGGGACTATGGCCAATATCCTGATCATCAATGCCGACGCAAATCTCAGACGGCTGATCAAGCTGGCCCTACCTGGGATGGAACACTTCGTTCAGTACAGCGCCAGCCGGCAGGCCGCCTTTTCGCACCCCTCCTCCTCCACCATGGACCTGGTCATTGCTCGACTGGTCGCTGATGACGATCAAGGGCCGGAAGGCCTGGTTGAGCTTCGAAAAGCATTTCCCGCCGCCCGGCTGATCATCACCGCAGCGCTTCACGACCCGGCCTTGGAGGGCGAGAAATTCCAGCGCGTCGTGCGCGAACTGCATATTGAATATTGTTTACTTGAGCCGATCGACACCGGAGCCATGCTGCATACGATTCAGGCAGCACTCGCCCTCCCGAAACGACCCGAATCTGGACCACCTGCCGGGAGAGCAGCCACCGGGGCTTAACACTCATCTCGACGGAAGGGGTAACGGTCAATCGCGGCGTGGCACTCAGGGGAACGATCCCGGTCCCCTGATCACAGACAGGATCAGGGCGTTCAATATCCCATCGCCACATTCAGCTTGGCTAATTGATTTGCGGGCAGGAGAAACTCCGACGCCACTTCGATTCTGGCCGGGACCAGCAGCGTGGTGTGAAAGACGATATCGCGAATGGGAATTTTGAACTCCGGCTGTTGAGGGGTGCTCAACTCAACCGATTCGACTGATTGCGTAATGGCCGTCACATCCTGCGGCCCGTACGTCGAGATCACGGCCTGGATAAGGTCCCGAACCTTTTCATTGACCTCATTGCCGTCAATCCCCTTCATCAACAGCGGGAGCACCTCGTCACGCACGTGATCTGATGGACTGAAATTTTCGATCCGCTCTTTCCGACGAAGCGAGGTCAAATCGTTATCCAAGTCGCGACTGAACGCCCCATACGCAAACCGGACGAATTCGAAGTGTAATCCCTTGATGCCTTTACCGAACAGCTGCAATTCGCAGAGAAAACAGAGCTGTTGAAGTTTCACGTCGCTCAAGAGCCCATAGGGTTCAGCCAGCGACAAGACATAGAGTAGCAAGGCCCGGTCAACGGTCATCTCGTGAGGCTTTCGCACGGATCGCATCTCCTCTGCATGAACGACAACGGGGTGGACTATAAACAGGCCCCTTTGGATTCGTCAATCGATGATCCTGAAGTCGCGTCCCCCTCTTGACCCATTCACCCACTTTCGTTTTTAATGGGCCTCTTTCAAGCCTGACCACACACGATGAGCAAAAGCCTTAAAGAAATGGACGTGCTTCGTCAGCATCTGGCGAAGCATCAATTGAAACTGACTCGCCAGCGAGAACTGATCCTGACGGCGTTCCTTCGACAGGAGCACGTGACGGCCGAGACAATGTATCATCAGCTTGCGAAGAAAGATCCTCATCTGGGGCTCGCGACGATCTACCGCACGCTGAACCTCTTTTGCGAGGCTGGGATTGCCCAGGCTCGCCACTTCGGCACCCAGACGCAATACGACAACATCTCCCATAAAGGCCATCACGACCATCTCATCTGCACCGGCTGTGGCACGATCGTCGAGTTTGAGAACTGCGAGATCGAGCGGCTGCAGGAGGAGGTCGCGACAAAAAACGGCTTTGTGATCCAAACTCACCGCCTGGAACTCTACGGGCTCTGCCCGCGTTGCCGCCATTGACGGATTGCCGTCTCATCCAGTATCCTCTTGAGACGGCTTATCAATTTCAACTAGAGCGCCCGTCACGGGCCGTCTTTACACGTGGAGGCATGCCGCATGGCTACATCCCCTCGTACCATCCTTGCGCTGGCCCTGATCCTCGGCAGCCTATTCTGCTCGCAATTGGCCACGGCCCCCGCAGCCGCGGCAGACAAACTCGTCGTCTATTCGGGTCGAGCCGAACGTCTAATCAAGCCGGTGCTGGACGAATTTCAATCGAAAAGCGGGATTCAGATTGAACTCCTTTCATCCGGGACAACCGAACTGGTCAACCGGCTGCAGGCTGAGGGCGACTACAGCCCGGCCGACGTGTTTCTTACCAACGATGCCGGCAGTCTTGAACATGCCCGGGAACTGAAGCTCCTCAGGCCCATGAACATGCGTGAAGTCGAACGGGCCATTCCTCCACAATTCCGTGCGAGCGACAACAGCTGGATCGGCCTGTCGGGTCGATTCTGGATCGTCGTCTACAACAAGAACATGGTCAAGCCCGAGCAGGTCACCTCACTGCTCGATCTGGCCCAGCCGCAATGGAAAGACAAAATCGCCATTCCCAACTCAGGCAGCGAGTACCTTCAAGCCGGCGTCTCCGTCATCAAGGCCACGTTCGGCGATGACCGCACGAGGCAATTCCTGCAGGGGCTCAAGGCCAACGCCGGAACACAGGTGTATCAGAAAAGCTCGCAAATCGTGGAGGCCGTCGCCAAAGGCCAGGTCGCACTCGGGATCGTGAACCACTACTACATCTACCGACATCTGGCCGCCCAGCCAGCCGCCCCTATTGCCGCCATCATGACCGATCAACAGGAGGGCGGCATGGGTGCCATCATGAATGTGACCGGAATCGGGATCACGCGGACGTCGAAACACGTGGAGAGCGCCAAACTCTTGGTAGAATTCCTGGTGGCCCAAGCCGGGCAAAAGCTGTTTGCAGACCTCGACAAAGAATACCCCTTGCATCCGGAGGTCAAGGCCGACCCGGCACTCGTCGACCGGCACAGCTTCCGCGCAGCGCTCGTTCCACTGGCTCGGCTGGCGGAACTGCGCGAGAGCACACTCACGCTGATCGAACAAGTCGGCCTTCGCTGAGCTGTTGGCCGCGCATGTTCACTGCCACACGAGCCCACACGCCATCGTCGCTGCAATGGGTAAGCCTTCTCACCGCAGCATTTCTGGTCCTCCCCACCGGCTACATCATCTACGTGGCCTTGACAGCCGCGCCGACTGTATGGACTCGTCTCTGGTCGACCCGCATTCCTGAACTCCTGGGAAACACCCTGTCGCTCGCCGCCAGTGTGGCACTGGCCACTCTGGGGCTCGGGGTGTCCCTCGCCTGGCTCATCGTTCGCTACGAATTCCCCGGCCGCCGGTTGTGGGAATGGGCCCTCGCCTTACCCCTGGCGATGCCGACCTACGTGCTGGCCTACGTCTATGCGCATCTCCTGGGAATGGGGGGACCTGCGGAGCAATGGTGGCAGATGGTGCTGGGGGCTGACGCACGACTACTCTCTCCCCAAAGCTTTCTCGGGGTGACGCTCATCATGGCCCTGGACACCTTCCCCTTCGTCTATCTCCTGGTTCGTGGCGCATTGCTGAATCTGAATCTATCCTTTGAAGAAGTGGCGCGAGTCTGCGGCGTCTCTCCCTGGACGACCCTCTGGAAAGTCACACTCCCGCTCATCCGCCCCGCTATCGCAGCGGGACTCGCGCTGGTCGTCCTGTACGTGATCTCGGACTTCGGGGCCGTCTCACTCCTCCGCTACCAAACCCTCACCTATGCCGTCTACCAGCAAATGACCAGCCGCTACGACCACACGGCTGCGAGCATCCTGAGTCTGCTGCTCGTCCTCATGGCAGGAATCTTTCTTGTCACCGAGCGATGGTTTCGCCAACGCAGCCGCTTTTATCAAACGTCGGGTCGATACCGGAAGGCGATGCGCCGGCAGGCTGGACCCATCGCAACGGCAGCGATCACCGGCTATGTGGTCCTGGTCTTCGGCGTCTCCTTCGGCATTCCCGCCGCAATGTTGGTGCAGTGGAGCATTGAAGCCATCGGACAAGGCGCACTGGATGCGCGTTTTGTAGGATTCGTCTGGAACAGCACCGTGCTCGCGGCCCTCGCCGCCAGCGGCGCAGTACTTATCGGAATCCCGTTGGCGTACCTGGCCAGCCGTCGCCCGTCCCGGTTGAACCTCGCCTGCCTCCACGCAGCCTATGCCGGATACGCGTTGCCCGGCCCCGTCGCAGCCCTCGCGGTGCTCGTCCTCTTCACACACTTTGTCCCCGCGCTCTACGGCACCGTCGTCGTGCTGCTGATCGCCTACATCCTGCATTTCCTCCCGGTCGGGCTGCAGTCGATGGAGCCGGCCCTGCAGCAAATTACGCCGAATGTAGAAGAAGTCGCTCGCACCCTGGGCTGCACGGCACAACAAAGTCTGCGACGCATTACACTTCCCCTCGTCCGCAATGGCTTCACCGCGGCATGGGTGCTGATGTTTCTCCAAACGATGAAGGAGCTTCCGGCCACATTGCTGCTGAGGCCGGTGGGATTTGATACACTGGCCATTCGGGTCTGGCTGGAGGCCAGCGAAGAATATTACCAACTGGCAGCCCCTGCCGCTCTGTTGATTGTCGTCCTAAGCCTGCCGGCGCTGATGTTACTGGTCGCCAAAGACTGGCGCGCCCAAGAGCAGGAGATTGGCACGTAACCCCCGTGAACGGATCGGACACCGGCGAGCAACTGGTTAAGAACGAGGAGACAGCCCTCGCGACGGCTGAGCCGACGTCGAACGGCTCAGCGGTGCTGGAGCTTCGCGACGTCTCCTGCGCCTATGAGGCAACGCGGCCGGCGGTCGAAGACATCTCATTCAGCGTTCAACAGGGAGAAATTTTGTGCCTTCTCGGCCCGTCCGGATGCGGCAAAACCACGATTCTCCGCGCAATCGCAGGCTTTGAACGGGTCACCACCGGCACCATCACCCTCTCCGGGCGTCTGGTCTCTTCACGGGACACGCTGGTGCCGACGGAACAACGACACATCGGCATGGTCTTTCAGGAATACGCGCTGTTCCCCCATTTGCGCGTGGACAAGAATATTGCTTTCGGCTTGAACCATCTCTCACGCCCCCAGCAACGAGCGATCGTCGGTGATCTCCTGGCATTGACCGGGTTGCGCGGCCTGGAACACCGCTACCCACATGAGCTTTCTGGAGGGCAACAACAACGGGTGGCGTTGGCCCGTGCACTCGCCCTGCGTCCCGTGCTCCTGTTGCTGGATGAGCCGTTCAGTAATCTTGATCCGGATATGGCCAGTCGGATGCGCCAAGATCTGCATGCCTTATTGAGACAAACCAAAACCACCGCCATCCTTGTCACCCACGATCACGACGAAGCCTTCTCCATGGCCGACCACGTGGCCGTCCTGAACCGTGGGCGGCTCGAACAGTTCGATACCCCTGAGGCCATTTACCATCTGCCGACCACACCGTTCGTGGCGGACTTCGTCGGACAGGCGGATTTCGTCTCCGGCGTCGTGGACAACCATGTGGTCACGACTGAGCTCGGAGACTTTCCCAACACGCAGAAGCTCGCCACCGGCACCAAGGTCGTCGTGATGATCCGCCCAGACGACATTCACATCGTCCCAACGAAGGGGGCCAATGCGCGTATTGTGGCGCGGCAATTCAAAGGGTCCGAAAACGTCTACACCATCCGACTCGCGTCAGGACAGATCGTGCACAGTAGCGAATCGTCGTTGAGCATTTATCAAGCCGGAACGGCCATCGCGCTGCGTGTGGTGGCCACCCATACGGTCTTGTTTCCCCAGTCCCCTGAATCGCCGGCTGAGCCGGAATCGCACGACGGGAATGCTTCGATTCCGTAAGCGCGGCACAGGTACAATAGGCACTGACGAAGGCGGACAGGGCCACCGTGCATCAATAGTGACAGGTGGAGGATTGACGAATGGATGTGCTCAAGAATGCGGTAGAGTATGGCATCATCGGGCTGTTGATTGCGTTGAGTGTGTGGTCGGTGGCCGTCGCTGTCGAACGCTGGCTCTACTATCGACGCGTAGACCCCGCGCAATTTACAGACGTGCAAACATTTGAAATCGCACTGACCAAGCGGCTGGTGATCATCGGGACTGTCGCGGCAAATGCCCCCTACATCGGACTATTGGGCACGGTGCTTGGGATCATGATGACGTTCCACACGATGGGAACCTCAGGGACCATGGCCGTCAATACCATCATGATCGGCTT
The sequence above is drawn from the Nitrospira defluvii genome and encodes:
- a CDS encoding response regulator; this encodes MRDIIAVNVLDESPTVKSTLKILLADDHALLRRGLKEFLQDFLAEDGQTPYIAETGSAQHAIEQIRAAAWDLVILDLNLPDMPGLEVLRILKSVQPALPVLVVSIYSEEHYATRAVRAGALGYLTKETGPEELRAAVSRILRGGSYAPSSQIDPQQQDALSTRPVTYTDRLPAGLSDREIEVLQWIAQGRRLTEIAEHLNLSIKTVSTYRSRLLIKLGMRTTAELIRYALDQQLV
- a CDS encoding Fur family transcriptional regulator, translating into MSKSLKEMDVLRQHLAKHQLKLTRQRELILTAFLRQEHVTAETMYHQLAKKDPHLGLATIYRTLNLFCEAGIAQARHFGTQTQYDNISHKGHHDHLICTGCGTIVEFENCEIERLQEEVATKNGFVIQTHRLELYGLCPRCRH
- a CDS encoding extracellular solute-binding protein, with the translated sequence MATSPRTILALALILGSLFCSQLATAPAAAADKLVVYSGRAERLIKPVLDEFQSKSGIQIELLSSGTTELVNRLQAEGDYSPADVFLTNDAGSLEHARELKLLRPMNMREVERAIPPQFRASDNSWIGLSGRFWIVVYNKNMVKPEQVTSLLDLAQPQWKDKIAIPNSGSEYLQAGVSVIKATFGDDRTRQFLQGLKANAGTQVYQKSSQIVEAVAKGQVALGIVNHYYIYRHLAAQPAAPIAAIMTDQQEGGMGAIMNVTGIGITRTSKHVESAKLLVEFLVAQAGQKLFADLDKEYPLHPEVKADPALVDRHSFRAALVPLARLAELRESTLTLIEQVGLR
- a CDS encoding ABC transporter permease yields the protein MFTATRAHTPSSLQWVSLLTAAFLVLPTGYIIYVALTAAPTVWTRLWSTRIPELLGNTLSLAASVALATLGLGVSLAWLIVRYEFPGRRLWEWALALPLAMPTYVLAYVYAHLLGMGGPAEQWWQMVLGADARLLSPQSFLGVTLIMALDTFPFVYLLVRGALLNLNLSFEEVARVCGVSPWTTLWKVTLPLIRPAIAAGLALVVLYVISDFGAVSLLRYQTLTYAVYQQMTSRYDHTAASILSLLLVLMAGIFLVTERWFRQRSRFYQTSGRYRKAMRRQAGPIATAAITGYVVLVFGVSFGIPAAMLVQWSIEAIGQGALDARFVGFVWNSTVLAALAASGAVLIGIPLAYLASRRPSRLNLACLHAAYAGYALPGPVAALAVLVLFTHFVPALYGTVVVLLIAYILHFLPVGLQSMEPALQQITPNVEEVARTLGCTAQQSLRRITLPLVRNGFTAAWVLMFLQTMKELPATLLLRPVGFDTLAIRVWLEASEEYYQLAAPAALLIVVLSLPALMLLVAKDWRAQEQEIGT
- a CDS encoding ABC transporter ATP-binding protein; the protein is MNGSDTGEQLVKNEETALATAEPTSNGSAVLELRDVSCAYEATRPAVEDISFSVQQGEILCLLGPSGCGKTTILRAIAGFERVTTGTITLSGRLVSSRDTLVPTEQRHIGMVFQEYALFPHLRVDKNIAFGLNHLSRPQQRAIVGDLLALTGLRGLEHRYPHELSGGQQQRVALARALALRPVLLLLDEPFSNLDPDMASRMRQDLHALLRQTKTTAILVTHDHDEAFSMADHVAVLNRGRLEQFDTPEAIYHLPTTPFVADFVGQADFVSGVVDNHVVTTELGDFPNTQKLATGTKVVVMIRPDDIHIVPTKGANARIVARQFKGSENVYTIRLASGQIVHSSESSLSIYQAGTAIALRVVATHTVLFPQSPESPAEPESHDGNASIP
- the exbB gene encoding TonB-system energizer ExbB; protein product: MDVLKNAVEYGIIGLLIALSVWSVAVAVERWLYYRRVDPAQFTDVQTFEIALTKRLVIIGTVAANAPYIGLLGTVLGIMMTFHTMGTSGTMAVNTIMIGLSLALKATAVGLLVAIPCVVMNNILRRRVAELLTTYKVEHGTRG